One Candidatus Dependentiae bacterium genomic window, AAACTCGTGAACACATTGTATTGGCTCGTAACGTAAACGTTCCAGCCTTGGTGGTTTTCCTAAACAAAGTTGACATGGTTGATGATCCAGAAATGGTTGACATGGTTGAAGAAGAAATCAGAGATCTTTTGAAGAAATATGATTTCCCAGGAGATACAATTCCTGTTGTCAGAGGATCAGCTCTTAAAGCACTCGAAGGCGATAGCAGCGAGTTGGGCACTCAAGCAATACAAAAATTGATGGATGCTGTTGATGAATTTATTCCTGAACCAGCACGTCCAATAGACAAACCGTTCTTGATGCCAATTGAAGGTGTATTTTCAATTTCTGGCCGTGGTACTGTGGCAACAGGTCGTATAGAGGCTGGCCAAGTAAAAGTAGGTGAAGAGGTTGAAATAATTGGTTTTGGTACTACCTTAAAATCAACAGTAACTGGTGTGGAAATGTTCCAAAAATCACTAGATCTTGGTATAGCTGGCGATAACGTTGGGTTATTACTACGTGGTGTCAAAAAAGAAGATATCGAGCGTGGTATGGTTATTGCAAAACCAGGTTCTATAAAACCACACAAAAAATTCAAATGCAAAGCATATATTTTAAGTAAAGAAGAAGGTGGTCGTCATAGTCCTTTCTTCTCTGGATATAGACCACAGTTTTACTTCCGTACAACGGACGTAACAGGAGTTGTAACTCTTCCTGAAGGGCGTGAAATGGTAATGCCTGGTGATGACGTTGAATTGAACGTAGAATTAATTTCACCAATCGCAATGGATGAGCAACTTCGTTTTGCTATTCGTGAAGGTGGTAGAACAGTTGGTTCTGGTATGGTAACTCAAATTATAGAATAAGTAGGTAAGCGATGAAAAAGCAACGCATTCGTTTAAAACTTCGTTCATATGATCATCGTTTACTAGATAAAGCAGTAAAACAAATTGTTTTAACGGTTCGTAGAACAGGTGCCCAACTTATGGGACCTGTTCCACTTCCTAATAAACGTCGCTGCTTTACCGTGTTACGATCGCCCCATGTTGACAAGAAGTCTCGCGAACAATTTGAATTGACAACACACAAACGTGTTCTTGATATAGTAGCACCTTCAGACAAAACAATGGACGCGCTTATGAAGCTTAATATATCGTCCGGTGTTGATGTTGAAATTCGATAGATGAGAAAGGTTTTCAATGGTTAAAGGGTTATGGGGTAAAAAAATTGGAATGACCCAAATATTTAGCAATGATGCAGTTATTCCAGTGACTGCAGTTGATATTTCCAATTGGGTTGTGACAAACATTAAAACCAAAGAGCGCGATGGCTATGATGCTATTCAAATGGGACACATAAGAAAACGCTATCATGGACAGCCATATCAAGAGAGTTGGTTGAAAAGTTCTACTAAGTATTTTGATTTCGTAAAAGAAATTAGATTAGATGATGCATTACAAGATGTTACTGTTGGGCATCCTCTTAATTTTAATACGATAATAGCTGAAGGTGATATAGTAGATGTATCTGGTATTACCAAAGGTAGTGGTTTTGCTGGTGTAGTTAAGCGACACGGTTTTGGTGGTGGTCCAAAAAGTCATGGTTCCATGTTTAAAAGAATACCGGGTAGTATTAGCTTTATGAGATCTCAAGGTCGAGTTATTAAAGGTAAAAGAATGCCTGGTCATATGGGTGTGCAAAAAAGAATGATGCGTAATCTTTCTATTGCAAAAATTGAACCAGAAGCGCAAGTCGTATTGGTTAAAGGTTCTGTTCCAGGAAAAGCAGGATCACTCATATTTATACGTAAGGCATAAGGTGATTGTCGATGAAAAATACAAAAGAAAAACAGGATATGCGTCATATGGTGGTAACATATGCTGACCTTGGCATAGAAAATCCTGTGGTTAAAAAATCAAATAATAGTTTTTCTACCTGGATACGAGTGCTTATGCAAAATTGGCGTCAAGGTACTGTATCGAGTAAAGGACGATCAGATGTTGCCCGTTCAGGTAAAAAACCATGGAAACAAAAAGGTACTGGCCGCGCACGGGCTGGTTCTTCTCGTTCACCTGTATGGCGTGGTGGTGGTGTTGCATTTGGTCCACAAGCTCGTACTCGTGTAATAAAAGTAAATCAAAAACAAAAAAAAGCTGTTTTACAGCAGCTACTTGCTGATTATGTAGGGCAAGGCAGGATTAGTTGGGTTGATTGGTCTGTACAGAATGAGTCTCCTAATACAGCATTAGCGTATGAGACACTTAATCAAGCGCAGTTTGCAGGTAAAAGAATTAATTTATTTTTATCTCCAGATGATATGCTAACTTATGCGTCATTTGCCAATATTCCAAAAGTACGCGTATTATATTTTGATCAACCAAATGCTTTTGATTTAGCCAATGGAGAACATTGGGTTTTCTTAAAAAAAGATTTGGATATGTTTAAAGGAATGGTTTCAAAATGGCACTAAAGTTAACAATGTACGATATTATTAAAGGCCCAGTTATTTCAGATAAAGCATATAAGCTTAACCGTATACACAATCAATTGGTACTTAAAGTACATATAGATGCAACGCAGCCGATGATTAAGCAAGCACTAGAACAACTTTTTGATGTAAAGGTTAAAAAAGTTAGAACTCTTATAGCAAAGTACACAACTGGTGGTGCTATGAGTCGTAGACGTATTGCTCGTCCGACTATACATCGCGAAAAGCGGGCGATTGTTACACTTGCAGAGGGTTATACGCTTAATTTTTTTGAACAAGCAGGTACTGCGCCAATGCATGTAGAAGAAGCGCAGAAAGCAAATAGTTAGTAAGGAATAAAATGGCGATTAAACGAAGAAAACCAAGAAATGCTTCTTTGCGCTTTCAATCGTTTTTAGATTCAAGCGATATTACCCACAAAACACCAGAGCGCAGCTTGGTAGTAGGGCTTAATAAATCTAAAGGTGGTCGTAATGCATATGGCAGAATTACTGTACGACACAGGGGTGGTGGAGCTTCGCGTAAGTATCGATTAATTGATTTTAAACGAGATGTACGTGATGTTTCTGGTACCGTAAAAACTATAGAATATGATCCTAATCGTAATGTTCGTATAGGTCTGGTTATATATAGAAGTGGTGCAAAAAAATATACATTACTGCCAGCTGGTGTACAAGTAGGAAGTACTATTATGGCAAGTAAACAAGCTGAAGCTAAGGTTGGTAACAGTTTGTTATTGAGAAATATCCCAGTTGGTTTTGAAGTACATAACATTGAAATGCGTCCAGAGTCAGGTGGTAAATTAGTTCGTAGTGCTGGTGCAGCTGCTCAGATTATGGGTAAGAGTGATACGCATGCAACTTTAAAAATGCCATCAGGTGAAATTCGTATGGTGTTATTAGATTGTTGGGCAACCGTAGGTGTTTTGGGTAATGCTGATTACCAAAATATTGTCTGGGGTAAAGCTGGACGAACTCGCCATCGTGGTTTTAGACCGAGTGTTCGAGGTATGGCGATGAACCCTGTAGATCATCCACACGGTGGTGGTGAAGGCCGTTCAAAATCAGGTTCACATCCAAGTACGCCTTGGGGTAAAGGATGTAAAGGGACACGTACGCGTCGTAGAAAAGATTCACTAATTTTGAAGAGAAGAAAAAAATAAATTTTGACTACTATTAGTTAGAAAGAGGTAGCCGATTATGGCAAGATCGACCAAAAAGGGTCCATTTGTAGATGAATCATTACTGGTAAAAGTTAATAAAGCAAAAGAAAGTGGCAAACGTGAAGTTATAAAAACGTGGTCACGTCGCAGTATGATTATACCGGAATTTGTGGGACTTAATATCGCCGTACATGATGGCAAAAAATTTGTTTCCATCTTTATCACTGAAAACATGGTCGGCCATCGTCTTGGTGAATTTGCACCAACACGTACCTTTAGACTACATAGTGGTCAACGTAAAGCCGGTATGGAAGCAAATAGCTAAGGAAAAAGTTGCCGGTTACGCGTAATTACGGTACAATTTATAGGTATAAATGATATTCATTACTGAGATATCAAATTTAAGAATCAGGTATTAGTTGAGGTTAAACACCATGCAATTTTTAGCTAAAGCACGATATGTTCGCTACTCTCCGTTTAAACTGCGTCCTCTCGTTGATGTAGTACGTGGAAAAAATGCGCAATATGCCCTTGATTGGCTTATGACATGCCAAGTACAACGTGCAGTTCCAGTACATAAAATAATCGCATCAGCAGTTGCAAATGCAAAAAGCTCAAAAGATGTAGATGCAACAAATCTTCGTATTAAAGATATTCGTGTTGACCAAGGGCCAGCTCATCGTTACTTTAAGCCTGGCGCTATGGGGCGAGCTAACATGCAGCGCAAGCGATTAAGTCATTTAAGTATTATTTTAGAAACTATTGACGAGAAAGAGGTATAAGGTGGGACAAAAGGTTCATCCAAAAGGCTTTAGACTCGGTGTTTATCTAGATTGGGATGCTCGTTGGTTTGCACGAGGTGCAACCGCTCTATATGGTAAACAACTATTAGAAGATTTAAAGATTCGTAATTATTTGAATAAGGTTCTTGCACGTGCAGAAGTTGCTAAGCTTGAAATTGAAAAAGCTGGCGATAGTGTACGAGTTATCATTCATTCTGGTCGTCCCGGTGTTGTTATTGGGAAAAAAGGCCAAGAAATTGATACTATGCGTAAAGATCTTGCTAAATTAATCAATAAAAATTCCATAGAGATTTCAGTTCAGGAAGTAAAAAAGCCAGAGCTTGATGCCGTATTATTAGCAAAAAATATTGCTGAACAACTTGAACGCCGCGGTAGCTATAAAAAGGCTATGCGACGAGCAGCACTTTCAGCTATGAAAAGTGGTGCTAAAGGGATAAAGATTCGCTGCAAGGGGCGCCTAAATGGTGCTGAAATTGCTCGTGAAGAGTGGACTCGAATGGGCTCTATACCTCTTCATACACTACGTGCGGATGTTGATTATGGTTTTGCAGAAGCACTTACTACTTATGGCCTTATTGGTGTAAGTGTGTGGTTGTGTAGAGGCGAATATCAACACGCATAAATTTAAAACGTTGAAAGATATAGACCATGTTAATGCCGAAAAAGACAAAATTTAGAAAAGTACAAAGAGGACGTCGTAAAGGGCGATCAAAGGGAGCGCGTACTATAGCGTTTGGTGAGTATGGTTTGCAAGCAATGGAACCAGTGTGGTTAACAGCGCAGCAAATTGAAGCAATGCGTGTTGCTTTGTCGCGAAACTTAAAAAAAGTAGGTTCATTTTACTTACGTGTTTTTCCAGATAAACCATTCACTAAAAAACCGGCGGAAACCCGAATGGGTAAAGGGAAAGGTAACGTTGAGGGATGGGCAGCAGTAGTTAAGCGCGGTCGTCTTGTGTGTGAAGTTGCTGGAATAGAAGAATCTGAAGCTCGTAAAATATTGCAAAGCGCAGCATACAAATTACCTATGAAAACAAAGTTCGTTAAAAAAGATCACGAAGTGCAAGTTTAGTGTGGCGGTATCATGAAAGTAACAAAGTTAAAAGCAGAATTGAATCAGTTGAATGTTGGTGATTTGAAAATCAAATTAGATCAACTAAGACGTGAATTATTTACATTACGTCTTAATAGTTCGACTGCTCATGTAAAAGATTATTCTCAATTTATTAAATTACGCCGCACTATTGCTCGTGTATTAACACAACTGCGTGCAAAAGAGCAAGCGGAATAATTCAAGAAGGTAACCATGGAAGTTAGTCAAAAAATAAAACGTACACATGTGGGTGAAGTTGTTTCTGATAAGATGAACAAAACTATCACAGTAGAAGTTGTACATACGTTTAAACACCCACGTATTCACAAAATAATGCGTCGTACAAAAAAATATAAAGTACATGATGAGCAAAATAGTGCTAAAATTGGTGATCAAGTAGAATTCTACGAAGGTAGACCAATTTCAAAAACAAAATATATGTATTTAACTCGCATAGTTAAATCACAATTAGCATAATGGATTCGATAAGGTAGACAAACGATGATTCAAAAACAATCATACTTAGAAGTAGCTGATAATTCTGGCGCAAAAGAATTACAGTGTATACACATTGTTGGAAGCACGCGGAAACGTTATGCATATTTAGGTGATCGCATTAAGTGTGCAGTTAAAAAGGCTATTCCTGGTGGAACCGTAAAAAAAGGCGATGTAGT contains:
- the tuf gene encoding elongation factor Tu, with product MAKGVYERKKPHLNVGTIGHVDHGKTTLTAAITNYLASKGYAQAKAFNEIDNAPEERERGITIATSHVEYETDKRHYAHIDCPGHADYVKNMITGAAQMDGAILVVSAADGAMPQTREHIVLARNVNVPALVVFLNKVDMVDDPEMVDMVEEEIRDLLKKYDFPGDTIPVVRGSALKALEGDSSELGTQAIQKLMDAVDEFIPEPARPIDKPFLMPIEGVFSISGRGTVATGRIEAGQVKVGEEVEIIGFGTTLKSTVTGVEMFQKSLDLGIAGDNVGLLLRGVKKEDIERGMVIAKPGSIKPHKKFKCKAYILSKEEGGRHSPFFSGYRPQFYFRTTDVTGVVTLPEGREMVMPGDDVELNVELISPIAMDEQLRFAIREGGRTVGSGMVTQIIE
- the rpsJ gene encoding 30S ribosomal protein S10, coding for MKKQRIRLKLRSYDHRLLDKAVKQIVLTVRRTGAQLMGPVPLPNKRRCFTVLRSPHVDKKSREQFELTTHKRVLDIVAPSDKTMDALMKLNISSGVDVEIR
- the rplC gene encoding 50S ribosomal protein L3 translates to MVKGLWGKKIGMTQIFSNDAVIPVTAVDISNWVVTNIKTKERDGYDAIQMGHIRKRYHGQPYQESWLKSSTKYFDFVKEIRLDDALQDVTVGHPLNFNTIIAEGDIVDVSGITKGSGFAGVVKRHGFGGGPKSHGSMFKRIPGSISFMRSQGRVIKGKRMPGHMGVQKRMMRNLSIAKIEPEAQVVLVKGSVPGKAGSLIFIRKA
- the rplD gene encoding 50S ribosomal protein L4; translation: MKNTKEKQDMRHMVVTYADLGIENPVVKKSNNSFSTWIRVLMQNWRQGTVSSKGRSDVARSGKKPWKQKGTGRARAGSSRSPVWRGGGVAFGPQARTRVIKVNQKQKKAVLQQLLADYVGQGRISWVDWSVQNESPNTALAYETLNQAQFAGKRINLFLSPDDMLTYASFANIPKVRVLYFDQPNAFDLANGEHWVFLKKDLDMFKGMVSKWH
- a CDS encoding 50S ribosomal protein L23 — encoded protein: MALKLTMYDIIKGPVISDKAYKLNRIHNQLVLKVHIDATQPMIKQALEQLFDVKVKKVRTLIAKYTTGGAMSRRRIARPTIHREKRAIVTLAEGYTLNFFEQAGTAPMHVEEAQKANS
- the rplB gene encoding 50S ribosomal protein L2, producing MAIKRRKPRNASLRFQSFLDSSDITHKTPERSLVVGLNKSKGGRNAYGRITVRHRGGGASRKYRLIDFKRDVRDVSGTVKTIEYDPNRNVRIGLVIYRSGAKKYTLLPAGVQVGSTIMASKQAEAKVGNSLLLRNIPVGFEVHNIEMRPESGGKLVRSAGAAAQIMGKSDTHATLKMPSGEIRMVLLDCWATVGVLGNADYQNIVWGKAGRTRHRGFRPSVRGMAMNPVDHPHGGGEGRSKSGSHPSTPWGKGCKGTRTRRRKDSLILKRRKK
- the rpsS gene encoding 30S ribosomal protein S19 gives rise to the protein MARSTKKGPFVDESLLVKVNKAKESGKREVIKTWSRRSMIIPEFVGLNIAVHDGKKFVSIFITENMVGHRLGEFAPTRTFRLHSGQRKAGMEANS
- the rplV gene encoding 50S ribosomal protein L22; this encodes MQFLAKARYVRYSPFKLRPLVDVVRGKNAQYALDWLMTCQVQRAVPVHKIIASAVANAKSSKDVDATNLRIKDIRVDQGPAHRYFKPGAMGRANMQRKRLSHLSIILETIDEKEV
- the rpsC gene encoding 30S ribosomal protein S3, giving the protein MGQKVHPKGFRLGVYLDWDARWFARGATALYGKQLLEDLKIRNYLNKVLARAEVAKLEIEKAGDSVRVIIHSGRPGVVIGKKGQEIDTMRKDLAKLINKNSIEISVQEVKKPELDAVLLAKNIAEQLERRGSYKKAMRRAALSAMKSGAKGIKIRCKGRLNGAEIAREEWTRMGSIPLHTLRADVDYGFAEALTTYGLIGVSVWLCRGEYQHA
- the rplP gene encoding 50S ribosomal protein L16, translated to MLMPKKTKFRKVQRGRRKGRSKGARTIAFGEYGLQAMEPVWLTAQQIEAMRVALSRNLKKVGSFYLRVFPDKPFTKKPAETRMGKGKGNVEGWAAVVKRGRLVCEVAGIEESEARKILQSAAYKLPMKTKFVKKDHEVQV
- the rpmC gene encoding 50S ribosomal protein L29, which produces MKVTKLKAELNQLNVGDLKIKLDQLRRELFTLRLNSSTAHVKDYSQFIKLRRTIARVLTQLRAKEQAE
- the rpsQ gene encoding 30S ribosomal protein S17 codes for the protein MEVSQKIKRTHVGEVVSDKMNKTITVEVVHTFKHPRIHKIMRRTKKYKVHDEQNSAKIGDQVEFYEGRPISKTKYMYLTRIVKSQLA